A single Symbiobacterium thermophilum IAM 14863 DNA region contains:
- a CDS encoding NADH-quinone oxidoreductase subunit C, translating to MDFLKERFPDAQFETHINGDTEILVPADRYEEVVRACYEAGFTFCSVVTAIDWQDRLTLVTSLARINPDEVGVRNIHIKVDLPRQGAHIPSIANLYPGANWHERETYDMYGIRFDGHPNHRRILLPDNWQGGHPLLKDFADRRPKRPRLVRHRFAE from the coding sequence TTGGACTTCTTGAAGGAGCGTTTCCCGGACGCCCAGTTTGAGACCCACATCAACGGGGACACCGAGATCCTCGTGCCGGCCGACCGGTACGAGGAGGTCGTGCGCGCCTGCTATGAGGCGGGATTCACCTTTTGCAGCGTCGTCACCGCGATCGACTGGCAGGATCGCCTGACCCTGGTCACCAGCCTCGCCCGCATCAACCCGGACGAGGTGGGCGTGCGCAACATCCACATCAAGGTCGACCTGCCGCGGCAGGGCGCGCACATCCCGTCCATCGCCAACCTGTATCCCGGCGCCAACTGGCACGAGCGGGAGACCTACGACATGTACGGTATCCGGTTCGACGGACATCCGAATCATCGCCGCATCCTGCTGCCCGACAACTGGCAGGGTGGCCACCCGCTGCTGAAGGACTTCGCCGATCGGCGGCCCAAGCGCCCGCGGCTGGTGCGGCATCGCTTCGCCGAATAG
- a CDS encoding NADH-quinone oxidoreductase subunit A — translation MSYSYVDLVVTIIVAVGFALMNYGLVALFAPRNPNQGEKLETYECGELPFDDALVNFNIRYYVFALTFFVFDMEAIFLYPWAVVFNVLGAGALIEMFLFLLVLAVGLFYAYKKGVLHWV, via the coding sequence GTGAGCTACTCTTACGTAGACCTGGTGGTGACGATCATCGTCGCCGTCGGTTTTGCCCTCATGAACTATGGACTCGTTGCGCTGTTTGCGCCCCGCAATCCCAACCAGGGTGAAAAGCTCGAGACCTACGAGTGCGGCGAGCTCCCCTTCGACGATGCACTGGTGAACTTCAACATCCGGTACTACGTGTTCGCACTCACCTTTTTTGTGTTTGATATGGAAGCGATCTTCCTGTACCCCTGGGCGGTCGTGTTCAACGTGCTCGGCGCCGGTGCCCTTATCGAGATGTTCCTCTTCCTCCTGGTTCTGGCGGTCGGGCTGTTTTACGCGTACAAGAAGGGCGTGCTGCACTGGGTCTGA
- a CDS encoding HAD family hydrolase: protein MVRTILFDLDGTLLPIDTDAFIRGYMQALAEYVGHIIPPEQLVKEVWAATGAMVRNTDPTLTNAQVFARAFFPAVGHDEAALMPVFEEFYRTRFPELRAACPGLPGMARSVVEAALEKGYEIVLATNPLFPRLAIEERMRWIEVHDLPWRLVTAYEEMHACKPQPEYFLEVLERIGRRPEECLMVGNDVQEDGAAARAGIDVFFITDFLIDREGRPLPPGRSGSLAEFRERLVTGL, encoded by the coding sequence TTGGTCCGGACGATCCTGTTTGACCTGGACGGCACGCTTCTCCCCATCGACACCGACGCGTTCATCAGAGGCTACATGCAGGCGCTGGCCGAGTACGTCGGCCACATCATCCCTCCCGAGCAACTGGTGAAGGAGGTGTGGGCGGCCACCGGGGCGATGGTGCGCAACACCGACCCCACGCTCACCAACGCCCAGGTCTTCGCCCGGGCGTTCTTCCCCGCCGTGGGGCACGACGAGGCCGCGCTGATGCCGGTTTTCGAGGAGTTCTACCGCACCCGGTTCCCTGAGCTGCGCGCGGCCTGCCCGGGGCTGCCCGGGATGGCCCGGTCCGTGGTCGAGGCGGCGCTGGAAAAGGGGTACGAGATCGTCCTTGCCACCAACCCGCTCTTCCCCCGCCTCGCCATCGAGGAGCGCATGCGCTGGATCGAGGTGCACGACCTGCCGTGGCGGCTGGTGACGGCATACGAGGAGATGCACGCCTGCAAGCCGCAGCCCGAGTACTTCCTCGAGGTGCTGGAAAGAATCGGGCGCAGACCCGAGGAGTGCCTGATGGTGGGCAACGACGTGCAGGAGGACGGCGCGGCTGCCCGGGCAGGGATCGACGTCTTCTTCATCACGGACTTCCTCATCGACCGGGAGGGGCGGCCGCTTCCGCCGGGCCGGTCGGGCTCCCTGGCCGAGTTCCGCGAACGGCTGGTGACGGGGCTGTAG
- a CDS encoding NuoI/complex I 23 kDa subunit family protein, translating into MGVTNFFGEAWRTGKSIVTGLGITFREMMFRPAITVFYPEQRDDVPPWFRGIPVLKTDLRTGEYKCTSCMQCAQACPVNVITIEWHQDPETKKKVCDRFAIDMSRCMLCNFCVEACPFDSLVMGYDYELCKVNPENLVFEFEDLLRLGLKYSKAEEPGPKATRSSTPPWVFHGLTNATEDDIQDIHGYLGRPPLPKGYEPELKPQFRKPAEEAAEAQQAEAAGQPAAEPGKTNGEEAGQP; encoded by the coding sequence ATGGGCGTTACCAACTTCTTCGGGGAGGCATGGCGCACCGGGAAGTCCATCGTCACCGGACTCGGCATCACGTTCCGGGAGATGATGTTCCGGCCGGCCATCACCGTGTTCTACCCCGAGCAGCGTGACGACGTGCCCCCCTGGTTCCGGGGCATCCCGGTCCTGAAGACCGACCTGCGCACCGGCGAGTACAAGTGCACGTCCTGCATGCAGTGCGCGCAGGCCTGTCCGGTGAACGTCATCACGATCGAGTGGCACCAGGACCCGGAGACCAAGAAGAAGGTCTGTGACCGGTTCGCCATCGACATGTCCCGGTGCATGCTCTGCAACTTCTGCGTCGAGGCGTGCCCCTTCGACTCCCTGGTCATGGGTTACGACTACGAGCTCTGCAAGGTGAACCCGGAGAACCTGGTCTTCGAGTTCGAGGACCTGCTCAGGCTCGGGCTGAAGTACTCGAAGGCCGAGGAGCCCGGCCCCAAGGCCACCCGCTCGTCCACGCCGCCCTGGGTCTTCCACGGGCTGACCAACGCCACGGAGGACGACATTCAGGACATCCACGGGTACCTGGGGCGTCCGCCCCTGCCCAAGGGATACGAGCCTGAGCTGAAGCCGCAGTTCCGGAAGCCGGCCGAGGAGGCCGCGGAGGCGCAGCAGGCGGAGGCCGCGGGCCAGCCGGCAGCGGAGCCGGGCAAGACCAACGGGGAGGAGGCCGGGCAGCCGTGA
- a CDS encoding NADH-quinone oxidoreductase subunit J family protein, with protein sequence MTTDLLMSGQFWTFIILAVVTLVSTYRMVTTPLITHAALFMALSFTAVAGIFLLMQAEFIAAIQVLVYAGAITTMVIFAIMLSGLRDIKRQQQERVKLWRSNPAVLVVGAVFAAFMLYLYSTANLPAGGGERQVVPVSAIGSQLFTTYVIPFEVASILLLVAMIGAIILTAKEAES encoded by the coding sequence GTGACAACAGACCTGCTCATGAGCGGCCAGTTCTGGACCTTCATCATCCTCGCGGTGGTCACCCTGGTGTCGACCTACCGCATGGTCACCACGCCGCTCATCACCCACGCCGCTCTGTTCATGGCGCTCTCGTTCACAGCCGTGGCCGGCATCTTCCTGCTCATGCAGGCGGAGTTCATCGCGGCCATCCAGGTGCTTGTCTACGCCGGCGCCATCACCACGATGGTGATCTTCGCCATCATGCTCTCCGGGCTGCGGGATATCAAGCGGCAGCAGCAGGAGCGGGTGAAGCTGTGGCGCTCCAACCCGGCCGTCCTGGTGGTCGGCGCCGTGTTCGCCGCCTTCATGCTGTACCTGTACTCCACCGCCAACCTGCCGGCCGGCGGCGGTGAGCGGCAGGTGGTTCCGGTGAGCGCGATCGGGTCGCAGCTGTTCACCACCTACGTGATCCCGTTTGAGGTCGCCTCGATCCTGCTCCTGGTGGCCATGATCGGCGCCATCATCCTGACGGCGAAGGAGGCGGAGTCGTAG
- the nuoH gene encoding NADH-quinone oxidoreductase subunit NuoH: protein MEWWNSLSPTVQVWLGGVLKASLILVWGLINFYLCLMLERKLSAWMQNRVGPWRVGLWGWIQPVADLIKLWVKEYIRPNNVDKWLYLIAPFIGFVSANLVWLIVPFGDKLIATDFEIGIIFIAAVMGYDVIATFMAGWGSNNKYSMLGAMRGAAQLISYEVTMVMAVIGVVMMAGSLRLSDIVLAQQQRGFLGWFLFPQIIGFIVYLIASLAELNRAPFDLAEAEQELVAGHHTEYSGFRWAMFMLAEYIHLAAWSAIAATLFLGGWSGPTLGQVAAGLGNVLNGFGAFTNPVGTAVLNWGLAISGSTILNWVAGVFWLVLKTYFFVFLAMWIRWTLPRVRIDQLMDLGWKFLLPVSMFNIFLTGTLRYLAVAFDGVPISIGSFTLRLLGWWL, encoded by the coding sequence ATGGAGTGGTGGAACAGCCTCTCGCCCACCGTGCAGGTCTGGCTCGGCGGGGTCCTGAAGGCGAGCCTGATCCTGGTCTGGGGGCTGATCAACTTCTACCTCTGCCTCATGCTGGAGCGGAAGCTGTCGGCGTGGATGCAGAACCGAGTCGGCCCCTGGCGGGTCGGCCTGTGGGGCTGGATTCAGCCCGTCGCCGACCTGATCAAGCTGTGGGTGAAGGAGTACATCCGGCCGAACAACGTCGACAAGTGGCTGTACCTCATCGCCCCCTTCATCGGCTTCGTCTCGGCTAACCTCGTCTGGCTCATTGTTCCCTTTGGCGACAAGTTGATCGCCACCGACTTCGAAATCGGCATCATCTTCATCGCCGCGGTCATGGGATACGACGTGATCGCCACGTTCATGGCCGGTTGGGGCTCCAACAACAAGTACTCCATGCTGGGCGCGATGCGCGGTGCGGCGCAGCTGATCTCCTACGAGGTCACCATGGTGATGGCGGTCATCGGCGTGGTGATGATGGCCGGGTCGCTCAGGCTGTCGGACATCGTGCTGGCGCAGCAGCAGCGGGGCTTCCTCGGCTGGTTCCTGTTCCCGCAGATCATCGGGTTCATCGTCTACCTGATCGCCTCGCTGGCGGAGCTGAACCGCGCCCCCTTCGACCTCGCGGAGGCCGAGCAGGAGCTGGTGGCAGGCCACCACACCGAGTACTCGGGCTTCCGCTGGGCGATGTTCATGCTGGCGGAGTACATCCACCTGGCGGCCTGGTCCGCCATCGCCGCCACCCTCTTCCTGGGCGGGTGGAGCGGCCCGACCCTGGGCCAGGTGGCGGCAGGGCTCGGCAACGTGCTCAACGGCTTCGGCGCGTTCACGAACCCCGTGGGCACGGCCGTGCTCAACTGGGGCCTGGCGATCTCGGGCTCCACGATCCTGAACTGGGTCGCCGGCGTGTTCTGGCTGGTCCTGAAGACGTACTTCTTCGTCTTCCTGGCGATGTGGATCCGCTGGACCCTGCCGCGGGTGCGCATCGACCAGCTGATGGACCTGGGCTGGAAGTTCCTCCTGCCGGTCTCCATGTTCAACATCTTCCTGACGGGAACCCTCCGGTACCTCGCCGTCGCGTTCGACGGGGTGCCGATCTCCATCGGATCCTTCACGCTGCGGCTCCTGGGCTGGTGGCTCTAA
- a CDS encoding tetratricopeptide repeat protein, which yields MASYYRREVYAAIKLGEYALAVAERTTNWELINKCRYDLGEYYLTLGDYPQAFDHLFQCLDDLHRTPHLMEVEAGTHHKLALLFRYRRQYADAIGSHHLSLDLLRRCGHWPLLMEALRGLVYCYLALDQPDEALPYLEQLEHLLGEHPNDQVAASLLTDWAYYHQRTGDLRQSMAFCTRAMAPGLPGQDENVLSTASVIAGENALSLGRYDEAQLFANLAMQYALESRQSALMNRAAALRRKLYERGQARP from the coding sequence ATGGCCAGCTATTACCGGCGGGAGGTCTACGCCGCGATCAAGCTGGGCGAATATGCGTTGGCGGTTGCGGAACGCACGACCAACTGGGAACTCATCAACAAATGCCGCTATGACCTCGGTGAGTACTACCTGACCCTCGGCGACTACCCCCAGGCCTTTGACCACCTATTTCAGTGCCTCGATGATCTACATCGCACGCCGCATCTGATGGAGGTGGAAGCCGGTACCCACCACAAGTTGGCCCTGCTCTTCCGCTACCGCCGGCAGTACGCGGACGCGATCGGATCGCACCACCTCTCCCTGGACCTGCTCCGGCGCTGCGGCCACTGGCCGCTGCTCATGGAGGCGCTGCGCGGCCTGGTCTACTGCTACCTGGCCCTCGACCAACCCGACGAGGCGCTCCCTTACCTGGAGCAGCTGGAGCATCTCCTGGGCGAGCACCCGAACGACCAAGTCGCCGCCAGCCTGCTCACCGACTGGGCTTATTACCATCAGAGGACTGGCGACCTGCGCCAGTCCATGGCCTTCTGCACCCGGGCGATGGCCCCCGGCCTGCCCGGCCAGGACGAAAACGTCCTCTCCACCGCATCGGTCATCGCCGGCGAGAACGCCCTGTCCCTGGGCCGGTACGACGAGGCCCAGCTCTTCGCGAACCTGGCGATGCAGTACGCCCTGGAGTCCCGCCAGTCGGCCCTGATGAACCGGGCAGCGGCCCTGCGCCGAAAGCTATATGAGCGGGGCCAAGCCCGCCCCTGA
- a CDS encoding NADH-quinone oxidoreductase subunit D, translated as MNVERTQELLVNMGPQHPSTHGVLRLMIKLDGEQVTWCEPDIGYLHRCFEKLAEQKTYPQVIPFTDRTDYLAAMLNELCYVEAVEKLFGDAIQVPERAQYIRVMLAELQRITSHLLALGSMAMDLGATTPFLYCWRDREKLYSLFERITGGRMLYNYLRIGGVRNDLPEGILGTPQDGEDKADKTIWGFINYFDSYVYPEWKALVTGNRIFQYRTKNIGVLTAEQAIAYSCSGAVLRGSGVKWDLRKNLPYAIYDRFEFDIPVGQNGDSFDRWWVRQEEMYQSSRIVKQCLEWLAENPGPVMAPKMPRVLKPPKGEVYHRIEGARGEVACYVVSDGSTNPYKVKWRSPAFTHLQLMPLLCPGHKIADIIAILGSIDVVLGEVDR; from the coding sequence GTGAACGTGGAACGGACGCAAGAGCTACTGGTCAACATGGGCCCGCAGCACCCCTCCACCCACGGCGTGCTCCGCCTGATGATCAAACTGGACGGGGAACAGGTGACCTGGTGCGAGCCCGACATCGGCTACCTGCACCGCTGCTTCGAGAAGCTGGCGGAGCAGAAGACCTATCCTCAGGTGATTCCGTTCACCGACCGGACGGACTACCTGGCCGCCATGCTCAACGAGCTCTGCTACGTGGAGGCCGTGGAAAAGTTGTTCGGCGACGCCATCCAGGTGCCGGAGCGGGCGCAGTACATCCGGGTGATGCTGGCGGAGCTGCAGCGGATCACCTCGCACCTGCTCGCCCTGGGCTCGATGGCGATGGACCTGGGGGCGACGACGCCGTTCCTGTACTGCTGGCGTGACCGCGAGAAGCTGTACTCCCTCTTCGAGCGCATCACCGGCGGGCGCATGCTCTACAACTACCTGCGCATCGGCGGCGTGCGCAACGACCTGCCCGAGGGCATCCTCGGCACCCCGCAGGATGGCGAGGACAAGGCCGACAAGACCATCTGGGGCTTCATCAACTACTTTGACTCGTACGTCTACCCGGAGTGGAAGGCCCTGGTGACGGGCAACCGCATCTTCCAGTACCGCACGAAGAACATCGGCGTGCTCACGGCCGAGCAGGCCATTGCCTACTCGTGCTCGGGCGCGGTGCTGCGCGGCTCGGGTGTGAAGTGGGACCTGCGCAAGAACCTGCCCTACGCCATCTACGACCGGTTCGAGTTCGACATCCCCGTGGGCCAGAACGGCGACAGTTTTGACCGGTGGTGGGTCCGGCAGGAGGAGATGTACCAGTCCTCCCGCATCGTCAAGCAGTGCCTGGAGTGGCTGGCCGAGAACCCGGGCCCGGTCATGGCGCCGAAGATGCCGCGCGTCCTGAAGCCCCCGAAGGGCGAGGTCTACCACCGCATCGAGGGCGCCCGGGGCGAGGTCGCCTGCTACGTGGTCTCCGACGGTTCCACCAACCCGTACAAGGTCAAGTGGCGCTCGCCGGCGTTCACCCACCTGCAGCTGATGCCGCTCCTGTGCCCGGGCCATAAGATCGCCGACATCATCGCAATCCTGGGCTCCATCGACGTCGTGCTCGGGGAGGTGGACCGGTAG
- a CDS encoding NADH-quinone oxidoreductase subunit B — MDVVNENVIAGKLPDVIKKVLGWGYGNSTWPLGFGIACCAIEMMAACSSKYDIARFGSEAMRMSPRQADVMIVAGTVNEKMAVVVRRLYDQMSEPKFVIAMGACASNGGPYWDTYNVVDGVHKVVPVDVYVPGCPPRPEALLQGLMEIQEMIKTGKRGLITKG; from the coding sequence ATTGACGTCGTCAACGAGAACGTCATTGCCGGCAAACTGCCCGACGTCATCAAGAAGGTGTTGGGGTGGGGCTACGGCAACTCGACCTGGCCCCTGGGCTTCGGCATCGCGTGCTGCGCCATCGAGATGATGGCGGCCTGCAGTTCGAAGTACGATATCGCCCGCTTCGGCTCCGAGGCGATGCGCATGTCGCCGCGCCAGGCCGACGTGATGATCGTGGCCGGCACGGTGAACGAGAAGATGGCAGTCGTGGTTCGGCGGCTCTACGACCAGATGTCGGAGCCTAAATTTGTGATTGCCATGGGTGCGTGCGCATCCAACGGCGGCCCTTACTGGGACACGTACAACGTGGTCGATGGCGTTCACAAGGTCGTGCCGGTCGACGTGTACGTGCCGGGGTGCCCGCCCCGGCCTGAGGCATTGCTCCAGGGACTCATGGAGATCCAGGAGATGATCAAGACCGGCAAGCGCGGCCTGATCACGAAGGGTTAG